A stretch of DNA from Coccidioides posadasii str. Silveira chromosome 1, complete sequence:
cgtagagtGTTTTGAAAAAATGCATTTGCAATGCATCAGTGGCTATCTGATATCTCAAAGAGCCAATGCACTAGATCTTTCTTGTACAGAGTAGAACATaagaggaaaaggaaaagagatacggagtactctgtagaacAAGCAGCTTTGCCAATAGCTAGTTAGTTCAATTGGTTGAAAGTtaatactccgtatggagtactccgtacagactACGGAGAACTCCGTATAATAAGTTTGAAAAGAACATCCGTCTCCACCAATCCTTGACATAGGATACAGATCAACTTGGTGTGTCCTGAGCTCATCACACTGTGTGATGATACAACTGGCTGTGATGAAATATAAAATTCAAAACCAAACATACAAAGTGACATTTGAAATTTATTTCCTAGTCACTAACTGATCCCTAAAAATTCATTTCCATACTCCCTAACCATTCCCTGAGCTACCATAACCTCCTAACTCCAACCTCTAACCCATAATCCCTGATTTCTGACaacactactccgtactccgtactcatACTCACCTAATACCCTAACCTTTCCGAATAATCCTCTCTAGGGAGTACATCTACAGAACTGCTTGCCCACTGGCTGCCAACCTATCATATTACATAAATCTGTAATATTACCAGTACGGACCAGTAAGTTTACATGGCCGGATGAACTTTGCTTAGTCATATGGTGTGATGAGCCCAGGACACCAAGCTTGATCTGTGCGGCGTTTGTGGTGCTGCCACTGACGCAAGGCTGCAACATAAAGTAGCGCGGCATCATAAGTGACCATTTGCTCCGTAGTTATCAGACATTTTCAGGATCCATTCCAATAAGGGCGCAGAGCTCCAAAACAGGACTTTTGCCGCCTGAAGAGGGAGTGGTTTTACGACTCAAATCTATGTATGCAATGCTATAACACGATCTTGCATTTGTGTTCCTTCCTCCACCTACACCACATGACGGCCTCAAAGGCACAAGCCCCAGCATATGCTGGCAATTCATCAGAGAATGCACTAGAGCCATCTTCAGTGTCTGGTAGTTTCCAGCCATATACTGACGACGCGGATTTTGGAGGTGAGGACAACCCGCCAGCCTACACCGAATACGACGAATCTCGACCGCCGGTCGATGGTTCCCGTGACGACTCGGTCAATGAGCGAATCCGATCTGATGAGTACGATATTCCGGGCGCTCGTGTTCTTACATCTTACAGAGAAGGCAAGACCTATACGATTTCACTGGCCCCGTACTTATCTTCCAATGCCGAAGTGCTGTACAGATTCTTCAAGCTGCAAGCAGAGCTCCCTCCACAGGTATTTGTCTCGGTAAAAGGGACGCATACGGTGTCAACGAAGAACCGCGATAAACAGTCATCAACTCAGACTATCatagattttgattttttgATTGATGGCAGCGACAGTGTGCTGCCACCGGTCCGCTGCATAGATGGGGTTTACAAAGTGATGAAGGTCATCCAAGATAATGATGGAGTGTCCGCATACAGAGGCAGCAGATTTAGGAGCACCAACAGAAACTGGTGTAAGAAGAAACGCATTGCAACCGCACTTGAAGATGGGCAAATAAACATCAGCCCAACCCTTGAGGAATGGTGCCAGAGGTTTTGCAGTGATAAATCAAGTGTCAAATCGTGAGGCACCCCTCTCCAGTCAAGTAAACTGTAGCGTATCGATTGCTTTAGCTAACC
This window harbors:
- a CDS encoding uncharacterized protein (SECRETED:SignalP(1-24)~EggNog:ENOG410PRBR~COG:S~TransMembrane:1 (n6-16c24/25o309-330i)~BUSCO:11176at33183), producing MQCYNTILHLCSFLHLHHMTASKAQAPAYAGNSSENALEPSSVSGSFQPYTDDADFGGEDNPPAYTEYDESRPPVDGSRDDSVNERIRSDEYDIPGARVLTSYREGKTYTISLAPYLSSNAEVLYRFFKLQAELPPQVFVSVKGTHTVSTKNRDKQSSTQTIIDFDFLIDGSDSVLPPVRCIDGVYKVMKVIQDNDGVSAYRGSRFRSTNRNWCKKKRIATALEDGQINISPTLEEWCQRFCSDKSSVKSFTLHRDVVNWNFNLIRRQIISIIRSTNYCGTITVSPFIQQSRVTIYSPSLINRLRTSSFVWWTCVILQLWIITWPLLILLEKRYEIVRVEHHVSRGGVYSSPGGSENDWVQTYTSAIKAAALGRRQGEVVTAADIPRARDMFMNRLDSESERERRQRIDRGEGTWADSVVDLVRGVSEAAHRWNVNQSWGSDEY